In Lolium rigidum isolate FL_2022 chromosome 3, APGP_CSIRO_Lrig_0.1, whole genome shotgun sequence, the genomic window atgtatctataatcaTATTTTGtgaatagatacatccaaatacgTGACAAAAAttgtggaacggagggagtactatctaAGTTCTTTTTAGCTTGAGGCCTTAAGGTCAGTGGCCGCAAAGCTTTAACTGCCAATATATTTTAAACTATCTAGACCGTTCGTATAAAAATTATAGTATGAGATTTTTTGTTGATATGTTTTTCATAGTATTATAACTACTGTATTATACTAGCACATCTTAGTGTAAAGTTGTTAGAATATTTTCAAAGTAGCATCTCAGAGACTTTTGAACTTTCAAGAATATAAAAAATGTCAGTGGGAGTAATTATTTCAAGATCTTGCttactttttttttaaatttgaatcagATTATGGCTGTCAAGAAGAAGATTGAAGAGATCCAAGGAAAGGATAGCTATCCACGGGGTCAACAAATGCTCATTTACAAGGACAAGGTGTTGAAGGATGAAAGTACACTGGACGAGAATCAAGTTACTGATGATGAGTTCCTGGTCGTCATGCTTAGTAAGGTAGGCTGCTTATATGCCATGTATGTATATTGGGAATTATTTCAGTTCTGCACTATGCTTTTGAATATTTTGACTAGCAGGCGGCTTATATTATATGCCATGTGTATTAGGAATTATTTCAGTTCTGTACTGTGCTTTGGATTATTTTGACCAGCCTTATGTTTGGGGCAGTAATTGTATGAACTAGACAATACCCCGCGTGTTGCGGCGGGTCCTTTTAGAAAAAAAATGATGGACAATATGAATGTTGAAAGATCATATAGATAAGATAGCATAACCTGATAGGTTATAGAAGTAGTGCTCAACTTTGTATATAGTGTGGTCAATATAATAAGTTAGCAAACTATATAGAAATAAGGCTTTTGAAACAAAGTCAATACAGTCAACATTGATTTAGAGAAATTTATTtgtcttacataagaacatataggACTACCTAAAGATGCAGCGGtgacatatttatttattttactgcTAAGTCATGTGTCCTTATTTTAGTGCATCACCTTCTCATTCATTCTGTAGATGCAGTCTCATCTCCATCGGTCAAATATTCTGAAAGCGAACCGCAATATATATATTATTgtgttattatttaagaaaattaCATAGAAGAACGAACATCATGAATATGAAGTGACCAGGTCAATTATTGCAGCTTGTCCAAGTTGGATAAATAATCAATAGATGTACGAAGCAATTGGTAGCTGATATAGAAGCTATATGCACCTGAAACTGAGCAACACAATGACTATTAGAAGCGAAGCATAACTAAACACAGCTGAAGACGAACAAATCTGATATCTTTTCTGTATTACATTACCGTCCCCACAGGATCACTTTAGAAAGAACAAATTAATGAATCAGTTGCAATAAATCAAATTAAGAGGTTCTCCTGATTATACAACCCAAGTCGAGTTCTGAGCTAGTAGAAAATCTCATGTCGAAAATCTTAACATAGTCTCGGCAGAAATAATAATTCTGACCTAGATCTTGCAATCGGGCTACACCAATATTGAGGTCAATCCAAACATCAATGAATCAATGGCACACAACTTCTGAATGAGCTCACAGAGGGGGGTTTGGCATCCAAGCACGGTGCGAGCTGGTGGTAGGCTGCTGGTACAGCGACGGCTGGCAGGATGTGAAAAACAGGCACGTGCACCCAGGTTCATCTGGGTATTTCCCGCTTATATGCCATGTATATTAGGAATTATTTCAGTTCTGCACTATGCTTTGGATTATTTTGACTAGCAGGCGGCTTATATTATATGCCATGTGTATTAGGAATTACTTTAGTTCTGTACTATGCTTTGGATTATTTTGACTAGCTGAATACTTGGTGTAATAATTGTATGAATTTGTAGCCGAGGGAGTTCAGGAGCATGGAGGATTTCTGGGTCTTCTACCTGGGCCAGCACTCGAAGCCGGCGACGCGCCGCTGGCACTTCGCCGGCACGGTCGCGTCGCTCGTCTGCGCACTCCTCGCGGCGGCCGCCACCGGCCGGGCCTCGCTCCTGGCAGCGTGCCCCTATTGTTTGGAGCCCTTTTTCTTCAAAATTCAAAGCCCTTATTACAAGGAGCGTCCATGGACCCTACCTGTCAATCCTCGCGGCCCTTCCCCTGATCCCTCTCTTCATTTCCACCGGAGTCACAAACCCCACGTCCCCACCGCGAGCTCCTCCGAATCCACCGGCCGGCGGCGACTCCCTCTCCTCCTTCGCCCCCTCCTCCGGCGATCCGAACCTCCTCGGTAAGCCCCTACACACCCTCTACTGTCATATCCATTTCGCGCTTGCTAGCACGCATGCATCCTTACGTTACTCGCGAATCCGCTAGTACCACCACCGCCTCACAGCCACCGATGCAATCCGCCGCGAGATCGCTCGCCGCCGCGGGGAGTGCTGccctccccctcccccgcctCCGCCTCTTCACCGCGTCGCCCAGGAGGATCCGCGCCCGgatccaggcccaggcccaggcccaggcccagacgTCGACCGGGGCTCGTGAGTGCACTCAGCCGCGTGCTCAGCGTCTCAGCGACTTCCGCGGCCCGCTCCACGACCTCCCCGCCGCGCTCCGCGGCTTCGCGCCGCGCCTCACCCCGGACGCGGCGCCCGCGGTGCTGCGCCGGTGCCGCCACCTCCCCGTGCCGTCGCTCCGGTTCTTCCTCTTCGCCGCGGCGCTCCCCGGGTTCTCCCACCTGCCGGACTCGCTCCTCGTCCTCGCCAACTCGCTCGCTGCCGCACGGCTTTTCCCGCTGCTGCGCTCGCTGCTGTCCGATCTCCCGCCGGCTGCGCTCTCGCGAGGCCTCTTCCCGCGGCTGTTCCGCGCATACTCGCGCGCGCTTCTCCCGGATGACGCGATCCGGGTCTTCTCCTCCATGGCGGGGTTTGGGTTCCACCCGA contains:
- the LOC124695248 gene encoding uncharacterized protein LOC124695248; the encoded protein is MVKTLKGTHFEIRVQHHDTIMAVKKKIEEIQGKDSYPRGQQMLIYKDKVLKDESTLDENQVTDDEFLVVMLSKPREFRSMEDFWVFYLGQHSKPATRRWHFAGTVASLVCALLAAAATGRASLLASPVLGYGMAWYSHIFVESNRPATFGHPVWFLLCEYRMFVLILTGRIDAELARLLIRLPSDATVHHE